The Theileria equi strain WA chromosome 2 map unlocalized gcontig_1105316255037, whole genome shotgun sequence genomic sequence GCGTTTCTGCACTTTGTGCCTCGGTACTTGCGTCTATTTGGCCTTTAATTGTATTACATGAGCTTCATTTTCGTTTGTGCTTGAAAAGGCAGCTTCTTTAGGTGTAAATTAACCAGAGTCGATTTTGCCAAGGAATCCGCAGGTACTGCCGGTGCTGTCGCTGGCTTCTGGTTCAAATCTCTTTGGTTTTCCTTATTTTGTTATTTGGCTCTATTTTCGTAGGCTAGAGCTCCTTTTTGACTCGCTCTGTTCACCAACTTTTACGGACGGCCAGCAAGTCCCTTTTCGGCAGATTCGTATGGACTTTAGATCTATTCTCTCGCCATAAACTCTTGATATCAAGGTTGAGGGGTAGATAAGGGCCTTTTGACGAGTTTAAGGTCCACTTCATGAGCGCATTTGCGAGGCTCTGGTCACAGCGACTGCTTCTCTACAGGGTCACCTTTTGGACATCTCTAGCTATTTTTCACAGCCTAAAAGTGTTTACATCTCTATTCTGAAGAATTCTAGTGGCTTTCTCTCATATACGCTGAATTAGAgctgcatgcacattttgGGATTTTGCAACATTCAGCACTCTGTACCTACCGGGAGCAAAAATGAGGGTCATATTGCTCTTTTCCTGGCTATACATTCTCGGAATATCGCACTGCATACTCCCCTTTGGGGATTCCACCCTGACCCTTGACCTCTCGAGGTTCAACTCTCTTCGGTCACAGCCCAACAGGGGCGGAGTTCAAACAGACGATGGAGTTGTTCAGGGGATCCCGTACAAGTCCTTCTTTTTGAACAATGGCAAGTCCTTTGGTGAGCTAACGGAGGGCAGAGTGACAATCTGGGAGGCTGGTcaagatgaaaaatgcaCAGCCGTTAACTTGTACTACAAGGAGAGTGTGGAACTTCTCAGCATATACGTCAGAGGCAGTCATGGGTCTCGTCTCGTGTGCTTTGAAAAAGTCGGTAGAACGTGGAAGAGCATCTCCGAGAACAAATTGGAGGCAAGACTGGAAGAACTCAGGACATTACCGATTTGTATGGGCTCTCCAGACCGACCAAATCCGGTCCTCTTTGATCTCAATGATGTAATTGTCACAGGGTACCACCAGACCCCCAGAGAATATGGACATTTAGAGGAAACTGTAGAGCAGGGACAAAAATCTGAAGGAGCTGAGGTAGAGGAGGATGAAGACTCAGACGACGAAGAATCGGAAGATCTCACCAGGAGACTTGAAAACCACCTATCTACAACAGTTAGAAATTTGCTCCAGGGAAAAGGTACAAGGCAACATCACAATACAACTCTGGACATTAGAAAGGCTCACGGTTCAAACTTTTGGGTTGCAGAGGCACCAATAAATGTGACAATGTACAGAGGATTCTTCCCAGAGGACGACTCCATCAAAAAAATAATAGACGGTGAAACAGTCTTGTGGAGTGCAAGCGTAAGGGATAGCTTCCAAAACGCATGCACATTCTCCACGCATCATCTAATTCTCCTCAAGGTAAATGCCAAGAGGGAAGGGATAACAACTCCGCACTGTCTAGAGTTCAAAGAGGGTACATGGAGAATGATAGAGTACAAGAAATATTCCGACAAACTTGCACATATTTTAACCAGAGGGGAGAAGAACATTGAAATTGACATGGAAAGAGTGCCAGAAGATTTGGGAAATGTCCTAGACTATGTCTCGGACGGATATAGAACCATCTCCATATTCCCATTTAAGCAATTCAAGATCAGGGGAGTCCATTACAACTACACAAGCATCTGGAGTTCCATGGGTGAAGAATTTTGCTCCTCCGCCACAATTTACACTGATGAAAACGTCTCCTTATCCAGAGTAACTGTGGACGATGGTCAAGAAAAGAGGGACCACTACTACTTGTTTTCCACCTATGAAGGAAATGTCGTCAATCCAAAGTGGAAGGAAATTACATTTGATGACCTTGCCGAGTACCTGAAGGACTTTAAAGACTCCCCCGAAAACCTAAAGTCTTTTGAAGCTGAACTCAATATTGACAAAGCTGATGAGGATACCGCCAGGACAAGAATGCATGTCATTGACGGTGTCGTCACAATCAAAAGGGAGCCTTTGCCAGCGAATAGAATTGTTAGAGTAGTAGATTCTGATGGTCCTATCTGGGAAGCAAGAGAGAATCAGAGATGCCTCAGCTCAGAATCCTATTACAAAAGAGACCATCTCACAATCCTGATTTTGCTTATACAAACTGATCAGGCGCTAGAGCTCAAGTATCATGAAAAGATTGGAGATACTTGGGGAGTTTTAAGGGACAATGACATTGAAGAAAAGATCAACAGTTTGTATGCGCACTAGTCTCTCACATGCGGAGCACCTTGTAGTTTTAATGAATGCTTGCTACGCTTTAAAATTGTCTTTGCTAAATTTGTACTTTGTATTCACAATGCAGATAAATGGGTTACTACCATGGAaggaaggatgaatggaatCCATTATCTCTACCATGCAGATAAAAACTAATCGTATTTTCTACCCTTTGCAAGCCACTCGTTTACCTCCATGCAAGTTTTTTGAGTCTTTAGTCTCAACTTTGCTCCATTTCTCTCTTCCACTCTTCGGAACTATAATCTCCAACACCCAGAACTCCCTTAAAGTGGTAAATTCACAAACACTCCTGGATTTAAACCATAAAAGCCCGACCTCATGCATAGTGTACAACAACTTAACTCTCGGAAGACTGTGTGTATCCGTCTCTCTTGAGGTTTTCTCTTCTAATCTCTTCCCATGTTTTAAAATCCTTCTTTTCTGCAACTTCGGTTCTTTGTCCCTGTTCCTAAGAGGTCATGTAATTGAAGAATGGAGAGGGAATTTCCTATAAAAGGGACGTACCTGGAAGAAGCCTCCAGTTTCTTTTGGAACGTTTACATTATCTGTGACAAATTCCTGTGACTCTTGAGGTCCTCCAAAATTTGAATAATCTACTGGAGCATGTGTTTCCTGAGGGTATCCCGTATGTGCAGTAGGATCCGCCCTCGTGGCAGCCAAAATCTTTCTACAAGCTTGACCCGTGGTACCAGGACTCTTGAGGAGCTGAATAGTGCATTATCAGGTGTATTATATGAGCTGTACATAGATGCACACATTCTTACATCGGTATAAATCTCCCTTCTCTTGCTTGCTATATACTTTGTGGTAACGTAAATACCACCTATAGAGGAGACGATTGCCCTCCTAAACCTATTGctaaatattccaaacCTATTTAGCGTTAAATTTGTTAAAATAGTCATTCCTGAGCCAATACCAATCGAATTTATCGATGCTTTTGTAAATGGCTGTCTCTCTTCGGGCGTGAGCACGTGTACATTCTCAGAGAGCCAACGGCTAACCTGCCTCTCAAAAGAATACCATTCACGCTCATTTGATGGGAGGTCTTCCATTTCAGTTGTATGTATCTGAATGTATTTGTGGAGGGAATGTTTTTATGTAATGTAATTGTTTATCTATCCCATAGTCTTGAGGAGCATACTGAGAATAGCGTAGTCCAGAGGGAGGAGATCCAGGAGAAGTAGTACCTTCTCCAACAGATCCAGTATCATCCTCTTCACCAGGAACAGTAGGTCCCCTAGGTCCATCAGAACCAGCAGATTCTTGAGATCCTTTAGCACCTAGTTCTTCATCAcccttctttttctttttctcttcttcctcaacttCATCCCCGgattctttttcttcatcagcACGTGCTAGTTGTTGTGATTGTTCTTGCAGTTGTTTAACAGTCCCTTTAGgacattcttgcaagcTTTTACATCCACCTGTACTCTTTAGTACCTTTACAAGTACTTTCCAGTGTTCACAGGTAAGGCTATTAAAGTTAGTAGGTGTTATACCAGGGAGATCTACTTTTGTCCaattttcatctccagtaCTACTATCACCACCTTTCTTGTACCAGCCTTCGGCTTTATCTCCACCGTCAACGTATATAAGTACAGGGTTTCCGTCACAATATGAAGCGTAAACTGCTTTGACACCATCCATGGGAAGGTCTAACCCAATATactttatacgtcttctatTACTATGAGTATTAGTATCAGTATCACCAATATAGTACCTTATCCTGGCAACTCTATTCTGAGGATTTTTAATGGTATGTTTACAATATTGAATGGAATTTTGTGTATGTTGTTTACAGAAAACTTTCCTAAGAGTAACAAAAATCTTCCGCTGATCGTCATTATCACCATGGTAAACGCAACGACAACAATATGGCTTATCACCACTAAAGGATACACTTTTGCCAAGATCCAAGGTAACTGCATCATAGTTAGAACAGACTAAATCATCTAGTGTTCTTTCAATGTCACCGCCGATGAGTGGAGGTTTAGAATGGTTATGTCCACCTAGTACAATCCATTCATTACTACCGCCATCATTCTATATATTGGCATAGTGCTTGGTTACCTTAGTAGTGACTTGTACCAGGAGAGCTTTATTCAACTCATGcctccagtaataggcagAAACCGAGGTTACCCTAGGAACATCTTTAAGTCCAATAACATCGATTTTGCCACCATTATCCTGGATTTCCTTTAATATAAACTCTCCTTTAGTCTGTAGAGTATGCTCatacttgaggaagtcAGATCCAAGAGGGTGAGTGGTTCTTTCGACGGTAATTTTAACATTACCGGTTCCGGTAGTAGTACTTCCTTGATACGTAATAGTatctttatctccattaggTGGCTTGTTTTTAAGTTCGATACTTACTTCTTCACTAGCCATAGTTACTAGAGTTATCAGAGCAAGTCCTTAGACATGGAAATTACAGCTTCTTAGAAGTGTAGTCTCATCCACACTCACCATTCTTCAAAgctctgagatccatgagtagtctcaatgcgaccaaagggagcataccAGTACCTTaactactccctagacaaccatgcattcatcctccctcacaagtagctcaccATCTGGCAGTATGGAAGGCATTCTATCCTTCTATAGACGCTTTGCTCATGTAGTCACCATTACTCTCACATACTGAGCAGTGTGAATACATAGGCTCTCATCTTGCTGTTGTTGCATTATAGAAGTCGATGAGagaatctcataatggtaactcattcatcttAGGATGAATTCACATCACTATTCTATTCACtttgttcattccatagtgatatactacctagtctttgacgtcggtaggtcattcatccttccgtttcactccagtaatgaccttaatccttctcttctttgagctcctgttagtcgcatagtccctcattcttcgggacatttCGCTATGCTCCATTCATAGCTCACATTCACTCGTATGCTACGCATAAACTCACCTAATGTGTTCACTTGTTCATGTTCACGATTTTTCGGCGATTAAAACTTTTTGGCGGGAGAGGCCGTAGGTGTGCGCGGCTCCACACGCCCAAGGGGCGCAAGTCCAAATTATGGGCACAAAGAGAGGAATTGATCGCACAGAGGACAAAGTAAAGCAAAcaaagagtataaaaacCGAAAGCGAGACCGGTCCTACGCCAAAACCGACCAAAGGTTCGTTTTTTCCTTTACTTTTCACCTTAGCGAGTTGTTTCCGTCCTCAACGCATGGATGTTTGGTATGGATGGTGTATTAGGGCTCAAGTGTGCCGCCATATGTGCCAGGTGTGGAGAATGGCGGTCGCTCTGCCAAATTCTCGAGATTCCATGCACATTTCCTCATTTGCACATAGACACCTCCATTTAGGCCTACCAGCAGAGTACTCTGCGGCACTAAAGTTTGTACCTCCTCAGCTGAGGGCTAAACGAGTCGACTAGCGAATGGGCGACTATATGAGcggagctaggaggagcTTAAGCGACCAACGGAAGGTGTATTAGACGACCGTAGGAAGTATAGCgagtatactttagtataggagctgTAAAGGTAACTGAAATGAGCCTAGGAATTCACCATTCTCAGCATAGTGAATAGACCGGTCGACTATAGAGACCATAGAAGGATATATGAGTGTAGAGACTAGAGGGACCTAGGGAATCTAGAGTACGCAGTGAATACCTGAAGCAATCTAGTCGTCTGTGGAACAAGGAAGTTGATAGCAAAACGCTCTACTGAGGGGTTGCATCTTGGCACGGGCAAACCAGTCTAGAAATAGAGACAGGCAGTACACATTAGAACAAGATATTGAAAGTAAAACTCATTACATGATCCTTTTTACCCTCTTATGCGCCATCCTTCAAGTCTCTTCCTTTCAGATAAAGAGATTCACTCTGGACTCTGACGTTGTGCTAAACCAGTCACTCGTTAAAAGTGTGCATGTAAATTGGAAGAGGAGCGACGGAAGTTTTAAAGCATTCAAATTTAGACTCCCCGGCGCAGTTGCTATAAGTGACTTTAAGAATCTGCAAGATTGGCCTGTGCTCAGTATAGATTATGGTACAAAGTTCATAGGTTTATCATTTCATTATGGAGGAGAATCAAGGTGTCTGGAGGGAATAACACACGATGGAGATGTGCAATTAACTTGCAGGCGGATACAGGGAATTATAAACACTTTATACTCCAAATTTCCAATTCTAGGCCGAATATTGGTTCTAATTGGGGTTCCAATAGCGCATGAAAGACTCACTGATGGAAGTTTGCTCTTTCAAATACTCTATAATCTGGACCTTGCCATTAAACTTTCAAAGCTTCTTAAAGCACAGGATAAGCTCCAGTACTCCGGAACCGTGTCGCATCTTTTGACTAATCCATGTCTCTTGTGTAACTTGGGAGCAAGTAAAATTAGTGCGGATTCTACTATTATAGGCAAGGAACCCATGTGCAGTAGACCTGGAAATAAATCCTGCCCGGAAATCTACGAAATTGTAAACTCTCTAATACCATCTTCTCTTGTGGCAGTAGCCACCGAAGACTTTTCAAGTTATCAGACAGATGGacctggaagaagagactCTCTTGCAAGTTGcaatatttttgaaaattttaaacacATAAAAGGGTCTAGAATTGCAATTCTTCCCAGCGATCAGTCCATATTTGCGAGCCACAAAAAGGAGGATACTCTGCCCGTATACAAAGGTTTATGTAGGATTATTTCTAAAAGGTTGAGTGAATAGAAAGTTTGTCAGAGTAACAAGTAGAAAATGCAAACTCTGTCGTCTCACCCGTTCCTGAGCATTCTGATGGAATTGGTGAAGCTCCAAGAGTATGAAACATGTCACAGGCTCTTGGGAATCATTGTTTCTAGAGAACAAAGAGCGTGTAAAGAATGGGTACTTGGGACATCTGGAGTTGAAAATGCATTGAATGGGTATTACTTTTCTcaatttgaaaagttgCTAAAGAAGGAGTACAAGTCAGCCAGTGCAGACATTGCGCTCCTTGTTTTATATTCCCAGCTCTTtaatttttgttataaatgCTATAAAGAGGAAAATACAGACCAATTTAATACTGATAGGCACACGAAGTTTCTCTTTTGCCTCTTTGACGAAATTGCGAGTAGGTTTCTAAACTCTGGGACACTTGTAGAGGACACTTTGCAGACTTGTGAAGTTTCCAAGGGATCTACATGTTTTGCAAAAGATTACCATTGTATCTTGAGGCTCTTGATGGAAATTGTGGAGGAAAAAATGCAATTTTGTGAGTCGCTGGAAACCATTGGAGATATATGTCTTTCCTGTGTTATTAATGGGATCAGAATGATTTATGGAGTCCGTTCCGACACACCAAATATCTTTACTCCAGAAAAGGTCAGGGGAGCTCTAGCGAGTGAAAATGTGAAAACCCCGAGTATGCAGGCCGGGTCAATCTCTCGCAAATTTTCCATGACAAACGCTCTTGATCATAATACTCCCCTGTGGTCTGGAAATAGCGCCCCTATGAAACCGCAAAACGTGATTGAGGAACTTCTTACGCCCCGTGAAAGGTACATGAGGGATGAATGTGTGGATGAACTATCCGATGATTTGGAAACCCTCTTGAGATATGCCATTCATCTTTTAGATGCCAAGGAAGGGCATATACATAAActtttatcgcaaattaAAGACCTTTTCTGGAGTTTTGAGGAGAAGGTCTTCCTAGCACGTCTGGATGAACACCGTCGCTAGTTTGTACAATGTACAGCATCTCTACCTGGTATGATGATTTATAGTCTAGTTTCAATTTAATGGTTTGGGTGTGTAAGGTGTTATGTACATTGTGTAGCTAATTAATGGTAGAGTACTCAATACTCGGTTATGTGTAACCCTAGTCATATATGTGCTCTCATATAGTTGACCCATTGCTATTTGGCTACGAAAAAACTTGCATGCCGTCCCCATGGAGAATGAAATCAAATTATATTATTGAAATCATCTACACATTATGAAACTATCAAGTTGTTTAAAGAGATGTATTCTAATTCTTACTTTACTCAGTGAAGTGCAAAATGCTTCGTGTGGATGGTTTGACAATTCTCCGCCTATCGCAAACACAGCACCGCCATCTTCCGATGCTTCAAACGTTTTGGACATTCTAAATCTGACAGGTGACTCCATATGCAGGTTCATTTATGCTAATGTGGACGGAGCGTCTGCCATCGTCTTCCTTCCAAGGATTGGATCCGTATACAACATCATGGCAGGTACACAGCGCATTTGGCAAGCTCAAAGAagtgatgaaaagtgtaTTTTCTGTGTAGTTTACCTGGACGGAAACAATTTGCCTTTGATATTGCACAATGTTGCTAGAGAGGGCACTAGAATTGTGGACCTCTTTTATAAATGCAAAAACGGCAAGTGGACAGACTCCTTTAGAAAGTACGATGAGAAGATCAAATCAATCAGAATTCCTAGCAGAATATCCCTTTTAACAACTTTTGGATCCACAATAGAGACAATTAGGAGACCAATGGATCCCATAAAGTTTACTCTAAATGTCGCGAGTATCGAATGCAGTGATTCATTTCAACATTCAATTACAAAGCTCTATAAGACCAATACACATTTGTTTGCTCCAAAAAGT encodes the following:
- a CDS encoding hypothetical protein (encoded by transcript BEWA_035630A), which translates into the protein MQTLSSHPFLSILMELVKLQEYETCHRLLGIIVSREQRACKEWVLGTSGVENALNGYYFSQFEKLLKKEYKSASADIALLVLYSQLFNFCYKCYKEENTDQFNTDRHTKFLFCLFDEIASRFLNSGTLVEDTLQTCEVSKGSTCFAKDYHCILRLLMEIVEEKMQFCESLETIGDICLSCVINGIRMIYGVRSDTPNIFTPEKVRGALASENVKTPSMQAGSISRKFSMTNALDHNTPLWSGNSAPMKPQNVIEELLTPRERYMRDECVDELSDDLETLLRYAIHLLDAKEGHIHKLLSQIKDLFWSFEEKVFLARLDEHRR
- a CDS encoding conserved hypothetical protein (encoded by transcript BEWA_035600A); this encodes MEDLPSNEREWYSFERQVSRWLSENVHVLTPEERQPFTKASINSIGIGSGMTILTNLTLNRFGIFSNRFRRAIVSSIGGIYVTTKYIASKRREIYTDLLKSPGTTGQACRKILAATRADPTAHTGYPQETHAPVDYSNFGGPQESQEFVTDNVNVPKETGGFFQEQGQRTEVAEKKDFKTWEEIRRENLKRDGYTQSSES
- a CDS encoding signal peptide containing protein (encoded by transcript BEWA_035620A); translated protein: MILFTLLCAILQVSSFQIKRFTLDSDVVLNQSLVKSVHVNWKRSDGSFKAFKFRLPGAVAISDFKNLQDWPVLSIDYGTKFIGLSFHYGGESRCLEGITHDGDVQLTCRRIQGIINTLYSKFPILGRILVLIGVPIAHERLTDGSLLFQILYNLDLAIKLSKLLKAQDKLQYSGTVSHLLTNPCLLCNLGASKISADSTIIGKEPMCSRPGNKSCPEIYEIVNSLIPSSLVAVATEDFSSYQTDGPGRRDSLASCNIFENFKHIKGSRIAILPSDQSIFASHKKEDTLPVYKGLCRIISKRLSE
- a CDS encoding hypothetical protein (encoded by transcript BEWA_035590A), which gives rise to MRVILLFSWLYILGISHCILPFGDSTLTLDLSRFNSLRSQPNRGGVQTDDGVVQGIPYKSFFLNNGKSFGELTEGRVTIWEAGQDEKCTAVNLYYKESVELLSIYVRGSHGSRLVCFEKVGRTWKSISENKLEARLEELRTLPICMGSPDRPNPVLFDLNDVIVTGYHQTPREYGHLEETVEQGQKSEGAEVEEDEDSDDEESEDLTRRLENHLSTTVRNLLQGKGTRQHHNTTLDIRKAHGSNFWVAEAPINVTMYRGFFPEDDSIKKIIDGETVLWSASVRDSFQNACTFSTHHLILLKVNAKREGITTPHCLEFKEGTWRMIEYKKYSDKLAHILTRGEKNIEIDMERVPEDLGNVLDYVSDGYRTISIFPFKQFKIRGVHYNYTSIWSSMGEEFCSSATIYTDENVSLSRVTVDDGQEKRDHYYLFSTYEGNVVNPKWKEITFDDLAEYLKDFKDSPENLKSFEAELNIDKADEDTARTRMHVIDGVVTIKREPLPANRIVRVVDSDGPIWEARENQRCLSSESYYKRDHLTILILLIQTDQALELKYHEKIGDTWGVLRDNDIEEKINSLYAH
- a CDS encoding hypothetical protein (encoded by transcript BEWA_035610A); its protein translation is MASEEVSIELKNKPPNGDKDTITYQGSTTTGTGNVKITVERTTHPLGSDFLKYEHTLQTKGEFILKEIQDNGGKIDVIGLKDVPRNDGGSNEWIVLGGHNHSKPPLIGGDIERTLDDLVCSNYDAVTLDLGKSVSFSGDKPYCCRCVYHGDNDDQRKIFVTLRKVFCKQHTQNSIQYCKHTIKNPQNRVARIRYYIGDTDTNTHSNRRRIKYIGLDLPMDGVKAVYASYCDGNPVLIYVDGGDKAEGWYKKGGDSSTGDENWTKVDLPGITPTNFNSLTCEHWKVLVKVLKSTGGCKSLQECPKGTVKQLQEQSQQLARADEEKESGDEVEEEEKKKKKGDEELGAKGSQESAGSDGPRGPTVPGEEDDTGSVGEGTTSPGSPPSGLRYSQYAPQDYGIDKQLHYIKTFPPQIHSDTYN